The Fusarium oxysporum Fo47 chromosome II, complete sequence genome includes a region encoding these proteins:
- a CDS encoding dienelactone hydrolase, whose amino-acid sequence MASNQPAKCCTEGVRHEGEPTGKMIKLDSGLDAYIATAPADKAHKGTGIVYIADIFGIWTNSKLMADQFAANGYTTIIPDIFNGDVMPLPMPEGLDIMSWITKGAKGDNPHTPAQIDPIIAESIKTLKEQGATKIGAVGYCFGAKSQYVIRNYSAGIDVGYVAHPSFVEEEELKAITGPLSIAAAQTDNIFPAEKRHRSEEILIETGKPFQINLFSHVEHGFAVRADLKDKRKKFAKEQAFFQAVQWFDEYLI is encoded by the exons ATGGCTTCTAACCAACCTGCTAAGTGCTGCACCGAGGGTGTTCGCCATGA AGGCGAGCCCACCGGCAAGATGATCAAGCTCGATAGCGGTCTTGACGCCTACATCGCGACAGCTCCCGCGGACAAGGCGCATAAGGGTACCGGAATTGTCTACATTGCCGATATCTTCGGAATCTGGACCAACAGCAAGTTGATGGCTGACCAATTCGCCGCCAACGGCTACACCACCATCATTCCCGACATTTTCAACGGCGATGTTATGCCTCTGCCTATGCCTGAGGGTCTTGATATCATGAGCTGGATCACAAAGGGTGCCAAAGGCGATAACCCCCACACCCCCGCTCAGATCGACCCTATTATCGCTGAGTCTATCAAGACGCTCAAGGAGCAGGGTGCTACTAAGATTGGAGCTGTCGGATACTGCTTCGGCGCCAAG TCTCAGTACGTTATTCGCAACTACAGCGCGGGCATCGACGTCGGTTACGTCGCTCACCCCTCGTTcgtcgaggaagaagagctcaaggccatcacCGGTCCCCTCTCCATTGCCGCTGCTCAAACCGACAACATCTTCCCCGCCGAAAAGCGTCACCGATCCGAGGAGATTCTGATCGAGACTGGCAAGCCTTTCCAGATCAACCTGTTCTCTCACGTCGAGCATGGTTTTGCTGTGCGCGCTGATCTGAAGgacaagaggaagaagtttgCCAAGGAGCAGGCTTTCTTCCAGGCCGTGCAGTGGTTTGATGAGTACCTTATTTAG
- a CDS encoding armadillo-type protein, with amino-acid sequence MDKGKLAQLLEGSQVPNTEQVKAVTAELQKNFYTQPESLLALVEISLTHGDAGVRQLASVQALRLIPKFWEKTAQDQRQLARNHLLEGVLKESSAGVRHSLARLIAGIVSADMENGEGEEFLKHLLPLTNNDNVVAREVGSFLLYAILEEDPTHFADHTHELLKLFQARIEDPQSKEVRINIVRAIGAILMIVEPEEDPESLKAMQNFVPSLVNILKATVEAEDEESYKIVFEVFHSFIAYDSSLLALHLRDLLTFMIELGGNVNAEEDARSQALAFLIQCVRYRRMKIQGMKDMAAELMVKAMHIVTELDADDDEEDMSPARTAISLIDTLSNELPPRQAIVPLLEQFPHFATNNDPKFRMAAMLALGNAAEGAPDFISTQLQPLLPTIISLLEDSETQVRHASLVGLIHLAEEMADEMSSHHEQIIASVLKNLEAASQGVSDKKNVSIIRCACGALDTFGDGIDTKIMAQYGPNLIGPMVRLLDHEDFGVKAAAASAIGAIASSMEKGFEPYFKDVMSSLGKFVSIKEGEESLDLRSSTCDSLGRIAMAVGSESFQPYVMDLMSASEEALGLDNPRLKETSFILWSNLSKVYHEQFDHFLPGVFKGLFSSLELEEEEIELPGVDASQLGDGAIVVGGKRVKVKAPETQDDITIATGGDEDWDDIEDLEDLGAVTAVALEQEIALDVLGDVISNSCNSSNLETYVEQTIEKVSPFTEHTYEGCRKTAISTLWRTYARVFQVWEEGAGVKWEAGLPPKHTPPTSLISMGQALEKATMTIWSDDSERSVVTDINRNVAATLKACGPALLASKDGLLQEMVSVVGLIITRSHPCQQDLGDEEEEQEVDAGSSEYDWLVIDTALDVVVGLAAALGNNFGELWKIFEKPILRLASSSEDLHRSTAVGTIAEITKYTGEAITPFTESLGQALVRRLTDPDPLAKSNAAYAIGLVVLNSADTGKTFPMYPLLWEKLEPLLTVNEMRMTDNVAGAVSRMMTKNPNNEFVAQALPAVINVLPLQEDYEENAPIYDNIFKLYQQSNPTVEQLTPQLINVFEKVLSPPEEQLEPETREILQHTVQNLYKAKPDLLANNPGLLKLAGIQ; translated from the exons ATGGATAAGGGGAAGCTTGCTCAGCTCCTTGAAGGGAGCCAAGTCC CCAACACAGAGCAGGTCAAGGCCGTTACCGCCGAGCTCCAGAAGAACTTCTACACACAACCCGAGTCGCTGCTCGCCCTCGTCGAGATCTCCCTCACACATGGAGACGCCGGTGTTCGACAGCTCGCCTCGGTCCAGGCTCTTCGTCTGATCCCCAAGTTCTGGGAGAAGACCGCCCAGGACCAGCGACAGCTCGCCCGAAACCACCTTCTTGAGGGTGTCCTCAAGGAGTCCTCCGCTGGTGTCCGCCACTCCCTCGCCCGTCTTATCGCCGGCATTGTCAGCGCTGATATGGAGAAtggtgagggtgaggagtTCCTCAAGCACCTCCTTCCTCTCACCAACAACGACAATGTTGTTGCCCGTGAGGTTGGTTCATTCCTCCTCTACGCTATCCTCGAGGAGGACCCTACCCACTTCGCCGACCACACacatgagcttctcaagctcttccaggCCCGCATTGAGGACCCCCAGAGCAAGGAGGTCCGCATCAACATCGTCCGTGCTATTGGTGCTATCCTCATGATCGTTGAGCCTGAGGAGGACCCCGAGTCCCTCAAGGCAATGCAGAACTTTGTTCCCAGCCTGGtcaacattctcaaggcTACCGtcgaggctgaggatgaagagagctACAAGATCGTTTTCGAGGTCTTCCACTCTTTCATTGCTTACGACTCTTCCCTCCTTGCCCTTCACCTCCGTGACCTCCTTACCTTCATGATTGAGCTTGGTGGCAACGTCAACGCTGAAGAAGACGCCCGATCTCAGGCTCTTGCTTTCCTCATCCAGTGTGTCCGCTACCGACGCATGAAGATTCAGGGCATGAAGGACATGGCCGCTGAGCTCATGGTCAAGGCCATGCACATTGTTACCGAGCTCGAcgccgatgacgacgaggaggacATGTCTCCTGCCCGTACCGccatcagcctcatcgaCACCTTGTCCAACGAGCTCCCTCCCCGACAGGCTATTGTTCCTCTCCTCGAGCAATTCCCCCACTTCGCTACCAACAACGATCCTAAGTTCCGTATGGCGGCTATGCTCGCTCTCGGTAACGCTGCTGAGGGTGCTCCTGACTTCATCTCTACTCAACTCCAGCCTCTTCTCCCTACCATCATCTCTCTTCTGGAGGACTCCGAGACTCAGGTCCGACATGCCTCTCTTGTTGGTTTGATCCACCttgctgaggagatggccGACGAGATGTCTTCTCACCACGAGCAGATCATTGCTTCcgtcctcaagaacctcgaggCTGCCTCTCAGGGCGTCTCCGACAAGAAGAACGTCAGCATCATTCGCTGCGCCTGCGGTGCCCTCGATACCTTTGGTGACGGCATTGACACCAAGATCATGGCCCAGTATGGTCCCAATTTGATTGGCCCCATGGTCCGTCTCCTCGACCACGAGGACTTTGGcgtcaaggctgctgctgcttctgctATTGGTGCCATCGCTTCTTCCATGGAGAAGGGCTTCGAGCCTTACTTCAAGGATGTCATGTCCTCTCTTGGCAAGTTCGTCTCTATCAAGGAGGGTGAGGAGTCTCTCGACCTCCGAAGCTCCACCTGCGACAGCTTGGGCCGCATCGCCATGGCCGTCGGCTCTGAGTCTTTCCAGCCCTATGTCATGGACCTCATGTCCGCTAGCGAGGAGGCTCTCGGCCTTGACAACCCCCGCCTCAAGGAGACCAGTTTCATCCTGTGGTCCAATTTGTCCAAGGTCTACCACGAGCAGTTCGACCACTTCCTTCCCGGTGTCTTCAAGggccttttctcttctctcgagctcgaggaggaggagatcgagCTTCCCGGTGTTGACGCTAGCCAGCTTGGTGACGGTGCCATCGTCGTTGGTGGCAAGCGTGTTAAGGTCAAGGCTCCCGAGACTCAGGACGATATCACCATCGCCACTGGCGGTGACGAGGACTGGGATGATATCGAGGACCTCGAAGATCTCGGTGCTGTGACTGCTGTCGCTCTTGAGCAGGAGATTGCTCTCGACGTCCTTGGTGATGTCATCTCCAACTCTTGCAACAGCTCCAACCTCGAGACCTACGTCGAGCAGACCATCGAGAAGGTTTCTCCCTTTACCGAGCACACATACGAGGGATGCCGAAAGACCGCCATCTCCACCCTCTGGCGCACCTACGCCCGTGTCTTCCAGGTCTGGGAGGAGGGCGCTGGTGTCAAGTGGGAGGCTGGTCTTCCCCCTAAGCACACTCCCCCTACTTCGCTCATCAGCATGGGCcaggctcttgagaaggcCACTATGACCATCTGGTCTGACGACAGCGAACG TTCCGTCGTTACTGACATCAACCGCAACGTCGCTGCCACCCTCAAGGCTTGCGGtcctgctcttcttgcttccaAGGATGGCCTCCTCCAGGAGATGGTTTCGGTCGTTGGTCTTATCATTACCCGATCTCACCCTTGCCAGCAAGATCTtggcgacgaggaggaggagcaagaGGTTGATGCCGGTTCTTCCGAGTACGACTGGCTCGTCATTGACACTGCTCTTGACGTCGTCGTCGGCCTGGCTGCTGCTCTCGGTAACAACTTCGGTGAGCTCTGGAAGATCTTCGAGAAGCCTATTCTCCGACTTGCCAGCTCCAGCGAGGACCTTCACCGATCCACGGCTGTTGGCACCATCGCTGAGATTACCAAGTACACTGGCGAGGCCATCACTCCCTTCACTGAGTCTCTTGGCCAAGCTCTTGTCCGCCGCCTCACAGATCCTGACCCTCTGGCCAAGTCTAACGCTGCTTACGCCATTGGTCTTGTTGTCCTCAACTCTGCCGACACCGGCAAGACTTTCCCCATGTACCCTCTTCTTTGGGAGAAGCTCGAGCCTCTCCTGACTGTCAACGAGATGCGCATGACCGACAACGTTGCCGGCGCAGTTTCTCGTATGATGACCAAGAACCCCAACAACGAATTCGTTGCTCAGGCTCTTCCCGCCGTTATCAATGTCCTTCCCCTCCAGGAGGACTACGAGGAGAACGCTCCTATCTACgacaacatcttcaagctctACCAGCAGTCCAACCCCACTGTTGAGCAGCTTACTCCCCAGCTTATCAACGTGTTCGAGAAGGTCCTCAGCCCCCCTGAGGAGCAGCTTGAGCCTGAGACTCGGGAGATTCTCCAGCACACCGTCCAGAACCTGTACAAGGCTAAGCCTGACCTCCTGGCCAACAACCCCGGCCTGCTCAAGCTTGCTGGTATTCAGTAA
- a CDS encoding eukaryotic membrane protein family-domain-containing protein, producing MAASVDSINSHHLPPLLSPSSTPPPSCADTTNDKIPTITSDEDHSSEEGSHRSSSVRRVESNSSISEPAVEDDEDQEQEPAEETLDKDKDQDDSTAVPSGRASRSSTISNTTNPNVRRLSATEMQRLTNSPESLPVAPAPERRSIDQESASHLLDQREAIRQPTMRLDDPTPPAQPNGVAVEARTGLTSALRTARDIQMDIHRRPSPGARTLSTPPTSRVLGSDSSGTSSPRRYSSFNSTGRPTSLHLNLDGTGGTSPVLGARSTPATAIPLQTDSSGLRPPSPIPPIIPLPPMSLPTHLQLELAAQRPSPLYIHQSHAYDIPYESNAVKFERLKNVILLPPHLEMTLNFGALACLDAWLWNFTILPMRFIQAVSMLVRWWGYVILKEVRWLLGFVWYGLGRLWRRGRTSRADETSDEGRSRSESRPRGRSNDENGSHDLKANGNGNGNGHFKPLQSRSQPKSGAFRHRRTKSMPSNLSAFHKADLLQGAVIICSSMALMTLDASRMYHFIRAQSAIKLYVIYNILEVGDRLLSALGQDILECLFSTETLSRNASGRSKVLLPLGMFMLALVYCCLHSIALYYQVITLNVAVNSYSNALLTLLLSNQFVEIKSTVFKRFEKDNLFQLTCADIVERFQLWIMLFIIGMRNVVEVGGLSVPGAGSESYDETSVPHHSPSILPHSFTVLPSWLMSGEVLSPFFIVIGSEMLVDTIKHAYVTKFNNIKPAFYSRILDILCKDYYTNAFMTPSLTKRLGLAVIPLSCLFIRASIQTYHMLLSTHLPMPMPMPIPQSTQTSLSEESATPSSPAMIAALNRFDSLIRDSLGRATYGYPYGSPLNSRPWYSWTSDDFIAAVTMVVVFFIAFLVLLILKLLLGMVLLKYSRNRYAKMKRAEHQGRAPESFDTPGGRRVGGFGQVEVGEERQRWIHADRNEGLKGGKGPGKRVEKTEKKKDDFEKVMRYEMVAKRIW from the exons ATGGCCGCCTCCGTCGATTCCATCAATTCTCATCACCTCCCACCGCTTCTATCACCGTCCTCAActcctcctccatcatgCGCCGACACAACAAACGACAAAATCCCCACGATCACCTCCGACGAAGACCACTCTTCTGAAGAAGGTTCCCACAGGAGTAGCAGCGTGCGTCGCGTCGAGTCCAACTCTTCTATTTCCGAACCAGCGgtcgaggatgacgaggatcaagaacaagagcccgCGGAGGAGACTCTagacaaagacaaggacCAGGATGACAGTACTGCTGTACCCTCTGGCAGGGCCAGTCGCAGCAGTACGATAAGCAATACCACGAACCCTAATGTTCGACGTCTCTCTGCGACTGAGATGCAGCGCCTCACAAACTCTCCTGAGTCGTTACCTGTGGCCCCCGCGCCAGAACGGAGGTCAATTGACCAAGAATCTGCATCACATCTTCTCGATCAGCGCGAGGCTATACGACAGCCTACGATGCGCCTCGATGATCCGACTCCCCCAGCGCAGCCAAATGGTGTCGCCGTAGAAGCCCGCACTGGCTTGACTTCTGCTCTGCGGACTGCGAGAGATATTCAGATGGACATTCACCGACGCCCATCGCCTGGAGCGAGAACTCTATCCACGCCCCCTACGAGTCGAGTGTTAGGCAGTGATTCGAGTGGGACGTCTTCACCGAGACGATACTCTTCCTTCAACTCAACTGGACGACCTACGTCTTTACATCTCAACCTCGATGGTACTGGTGGAACATCTCCAGTTCTCGGCGCCCGGTCGACACCTGCAACAGCTATACCTCTTCAAACGGACTCTTCAGGACTCCGACCACCATCACCGATTCCACCGATCATTCCTCTTCCGCCCATGTCGTTACCTACACATCTACAGCTGGAATTGGCAGCTCAAAGACCTAGTCCGTTATACATCCACCAGTCCCACGCTTACGATATTCCCTACGAATCCAATGCCGTCAAATTCGAGCGTCTTAAGAATGTGATCCTCCTACCGCCCCATCTCGAAATGACTCTTAACTTTGGAGCTCTAGCATGTCTCGATGCTTGGCTTTGGAACTTCACCATTCTTCCCATGCGCTTTATCCAGGCTGTCAGCATGCTAGTTCGTTGGTGGGGCTATGTCATCCTTAAAGAAGTTCGATGGCTCCTCGGCTTCGTGTGGTATGGTCTTGGACGGCTTTGGCGAAGAGGTAGGACCTCGCGAGCCGATGAGACCTCTGATGAAGGAAGATCACGCAGTGAAAGTCGTCCTCGAGGTCGTTCGAACGATGAAAACGGGAGTCATGATCTCAAGGCAAACGGAAACGGGAATGGAAACGGACACTTCAAGCCTTTGCAGTCTCGATCTCAACCCAAGTCTGGAGCATTTCGTCATAGGAGGACGAAGTCCATGCCTTCAAATCTCTCGGCCTTTCACAAAGCTGATCTCCTCCAAGGCGCTGTCATAATATGCAGTtccatggccttgatgaCTCTTGACGCGAGTCGTATGTATCACTTCATTCGAGCTCAATCCGCCATCAAACTCTACGTCATATACAACATTCTTGAAGTCGGCGATCGACTTCTTTCAGCTCTGGGACAGGATATTCTGGAGTGTCTCTTCAGCACGGAAACGCTCTCACGTAATGCGTCTGGTCGTTCCAAAGTCCTTCTTCCGCTGGGCATGTTTATGCTTGCTCTTGTATACTGCTGTCTTCACTCGATTGCACTGTACTATCAGGTCATCACCCTCAATGTTGCCGTAAATTCTTACTCCAACGCCCTGTTgactcttcttctctcgaACCAATTCGTTGAGATCAAGTCAACTGTCTTCAAGCGCTTCGAGAAAGACAATCTCTTCCAGCTCACCTGCGCCGACATTGTCGAGCGTTTCCAGCTTTGGATCATGCTGTTCATCATCGGGATGCGTAACGTCGTCGAGGTTGGCGGCCTCAGCGTCCCCGGTGCTGGCTCGGAGTCATATGATGAGACATCTGTACCCCATCATAGCCCCTCTATCCTACCACACAGCTTTACTGTATTACCCTCGTGGCTCATGTCAGGCGAAGTTCTCTCCCCTTTCTTCATTGTCATTGGTAGTGAGATGCTTGTCGATACAATTAAACACGCCTATGTGACGAAGTTTAACAACATCAAGCCAGCATTCTACAGCCGTATCCTTGATATCTTGTgtaaagattattatacCAAT GCTTTCATGACTCCCTCTCTGACCAAGCGTCTTGGTCTCGCTGTCATACCCCTATCTTGTCTCTTTATTCGCGCCTCCATCCAAACCTACCACATGCTTCTGTCCACACATCTCCCTATGCCTATGCCGATGCCTATCCCCCAATCAACACAAACATCCCTTTCCGAAGAATCAGCCACACCCTCATCACCCGCTATGATAGCCGCCCTCAACCGCTTCGACTCTCTTATCCGCGACTCTCTCGGCCGCGCAACATACGGCTATCCCTATGGCTCACCCCTAAACTCCCGCCCATGGTACTCCTGGACATCCGACGACTTCATCGCCGCCGTAACCAtggtcgtcgtcttcttcatcgccttccTCGTCCTACTCATTCTCAAACTCCTTCTAGGCATGGTCCTTCTCAAATACTCCCGTAACAGATATGCAAAAATGAAACGTGCAGAACACCAGGGCCGCGCTCCTGAATCTTTTGATACACCCGGTGGACGACGAGTTGGCGGTTTTGGCcaagttgaggttggagaagagagacagCGATGGATTCATGCTGATAGGAACGAGGGGTTGAAGGGTGGTAAAGGACCGGGGAAGAGGGTTGAGAAGAcggaaaagaagaaggatgattTTGAGAAGGTGATGAGGTATGAGATGGTTGCCAAGAGGATTTGGTGA